In Oncorhynchus masou masou isolate Uvic2021 unplaced genomic scaffold, UVic_Omas_1.1 unplaced_scaffold_704, whole genome shotgun sequence, the following are encoded in one genomic region:
- the LOC135537052 gene encoding proline-rich protein 36-like translates to MVHIDPAGDTLPQSLTFGLSPSPSASVLRPQSLTFSLSPPPSASVPHLLPQSLTFSHSPSPSATVLHLLPQSLPQSLTFSLSPSPSAPSLTFSQSLCLSPSPSAPVPHLLPQSLAFSPRPSPSAPGPRLQPQALAFSPRPSPSAPGPRLLPQSLAFSPSPSPSAPVSASVPHLQPQSPTFSLSPPPSASVPHLQPQSPTFSLSPPPPATVPHLQPQSLTFGLSPPPSASVPHLQPQSPTFSLSPPPSASVSASAPYLQPQSLAFSPSLCLSPSPSAPPQSLPQSLAFSPSLCLSPPPSAPVPHLLPQSLPQSLAFSPSLCLSPSPSAPVSASVPRLQPQSLPQSLAFSPSLCLSPPPSAPVPHLQPQSPYLQPQSPAFSPSLCLSPSPSAPVSASVPRLQPQSLPQSPAFCPSPPPSAPVPPLLPQSPPFCPSPPPSAPVPHLQPQSPPFCPSPPHSAPVPHLLPQSLPQSLTFSLSPSPSASSPTFCLSLPPSASVSHLLPQSPTFCLSLPPSASVSHLLPQSPTFCLSLPPSASVSHLLPQSLPVCKSTGGKAVLDRAITVEEPPGAGGQ, encoded by the exons ATGGTACATATTGACCCAGCTGGAGACACTctgcctcagtccctcacctttggcctcagtccctcaccttcgGCCTCAGTCCTTcggcctcagtccctcaccttcagcctcagtcccccaccttcagcctcagtcccccaccttctgccccagtccctcaccttcagccacagtccctcaccttcagccACAGTCCTTCACCTTCTGCcccagtctctgcctcagtccctcaccttcagcctcagtccctcaccttcagcccca tccctcaccttcagccaaagtctctgcctcagtccctcaccttcagccccagtccctcaccttctgccccagTCCCTCGCCTTCAGCCCCAGGCCCTCGCCTTCAGCCCCAGGCCCTCGCCTTCAGCCCCAGGCCCTCGCCTTCAGCCCCAGGCCCTCGCCTTCTGCCCCAGGCCCTCGCCTTCTGCCCCAGTCCCTCGCCTTCAGCCCCAGTCCCTCGCCTTCAGCcccagtctctgcctcagtcccccaccttcagcctcagtcccccaccttcagcctcagtcccccaccttcagcctcagtcccccaccttcagcctcagtcccccaccttcagcctcagtcccccacctcCAGCCAcagtccctcaccttcagccACAGTCCCTCACCTTCggcctcagtcccccaccttcggcctcagtcccccaccttcagcctcagtcccccaccttcagcctcagtcccccaccttcagcctcagtctcTGCCTCAGCCCCttaccttcagcctcagtccctcgccttcagccccagtctctgcctcagtccctcgccttcagcccca ccccagtctctgcctcagtccctcgccttcagccccagtctctgcctcagtcccCCGCCTTCTGCCCCAGTCCCCCACCTTCTGCcccagtctctgcctcagtccctcgccttcagccccagtctctgcctcagtccctcgccttcagccccagtctcagcctcagtcccccgccttcagccccagtctctgcctcagtccctcgccttcagccccagtctctgcctcagtcccCCGCCTTCTGCCCcagtcccccaccttcagcctcagtccccttaccttcagcctcagtcccccgccttcagccccagtctctgcctcagtccctcgccttcagccccagtctctgcctcagtccctcgccttcagccccagtctctgcctcagtcccCCGCCTTCTGCCCCAGTCCCCCACCTTCTGCCCCAGTCCCCCCCCTTCTGCCCCAGTCCCCCCCCTTCTGCCCCAGTCCCCCCCCTTCAGCCccagtccctcaccttcagcccCAGTCCCCCCCCTTCTGCCCCAGTCCCCCACATTCAGCCCCAGTccctcaccttctgccccagtctctgcctcagtccctcaccttcagcctcagtccctcaccttcagcctca TCTCCCACCTTCTGCCTCAGTCTCCCACCTTCTGCCTCAGTCTCCCACCTTCTGCCTCAGTCTCCCACCTTCTGCCTCAGTCTCCCACCTTCTGCCTCAGTCTCCCACCTTCTGCCTCAGTCTCCCACCTTCTGCCTCAGTCTCCCACCTTCTGCCTCAGTCTCCCACCTTCTGCCTCAGTCTCTGCCTGTGTGCAA ATCTACAGGGGGCAAAGCCGTGCTGGACAGGGCAATCACCGTGGAGGAGCCGCCCGGCGCCGGGGGGCAATAA